A DNA window from Bradyrhizobium sp. CCBAU 53421 contains the following coding sequences:
- a CDS encoding beta-(1-6) glucans synthase: protein MEPISLRTPLALLLISLAVIASVWWWLATPITLARAPIDPAAKLQCVSYTPFRGAQTPLDPTTQVPVEQIEQDLADLAKVTDCVRTYSIENGLDQVPGVAAKVGLKVMQGIWLSSNRFKNLQQIAIAVRLAKEYPGVVTSLIVGNEVLLRGEMTAADLAGNIRAVKAAAGNLPVTYADVWEYWVKNREIYDAVDFVTIHILPYWEDVPVKAKYAAAHVDDIRKRMAVTFPGKEILIGETGWPSQGRMREGALPSRTNQARVVSEILDLAKREGFRVNLIEAYDQPWKRMLEGTVGGNWGLFDSIKREVKYPPGVAISNYPDWKLQMVGGMALSVATFLAAWLTLRRRPWTPRPSAWIAVAISATTAGALLGIAGDKMYYESYGVSGWLHWGALLAAAIASPLLTAHALIAGRSLPTFLELVGPRDYRGKGAIGALLAIVLVITTVIAAETALGFTFDPRYRDFPYASLTMAVVPFALLTMLNRPKEGLRPLAESVFAGLLVIAALYTMFNEGTINWQSDWTCVMYLLLAATLWRARAAQNPG, encoded by the coding sequence ATGGAACCGATTTCGCTTCGTACGCCGCTGGCGCTTCTCCTGATCTCGCTCGCCGTGATTGCATCCGTGTGGTGGTGGCTCGCCACGCCGATTACCCTCGCGCGCGCGCCGATTGATCCTGCAGCAAAACTGCAATGCGTGTCCTACACGCCGTTCCGCGGCGCCCAGACGCCGCTTGATCCGACCACGCAGGTTCCGGTCGAGCAGATTGAGCAGGACCTCGCCGATCTCGCCAAGGTCACCGATTGCGTGCGGACCTATTCGATCGAGAACGGTCTCGACCAGGTGCCCGGCGTTGCCGCCAAGGTCGGGCTGAAGGTGATGCAGGGCATCTGGCTCAGCAGCAACCGCTTCAAGAATCTGCAGCAGATCGCGATCGCGGTCCGGCTCGCCAAGGAATATCCTGGCGTCGTCACCTCGCTGATCGTCGGCAACGAGGTGCTGCTGCGCGGCGAGATGACCGCCGCCGATCTTGCCGGCAACATCCGCGCGGTGAAGGCTGCAGCGGGCAATCTCCCGGTCACCTATGCCGACGTCTGGGAATACTGGGTGAAGAACCGCGAGATCTATGACGCGGTCGATTTCGTCACCATCCACATCCTGCCGTATTGGGAGGACGTGCCGGTCAAGGCCAAGTACGCCGCGGCGCATGTCGACGATATCCGCAAGCGGATGGCGGTGACCTTCCCGGGCAAGGAGATCCTGATCGGCGAGACCGGCTGGCCGAGCCAGGGACGGATGCGGGAGGGCGCGTTGCCGTCGCGCACCAACCAGGCGCGGGTGGTGTCCGAGATCCTCGACCTCGCCAAGCGCGAGGGCTTTCGGGTCAACCTGATCGAGGCCTATGACCAGCCCTGGAAGCGCATGCTGGAGGGCACCGTCGGCGGCAATTGGGGCCTGTTCGATTCGATCAAACGGGAGGTGAAGTATCCGCCCGGCGTTGCCATCAGCAACTATCCGGACTGGAAGCTGCAGATGGTGGGCGGCATGGCGCTGTCCGTCGCCACCTTCCTCGCGGCCTGGCTGACGCTGCGCCGAAGGCCGTGGACGCCGCGGCCGTCGGCCTGGATCGCGGTCGCCATTTCGGCGACGACGGCCGGGGCGCTGCTCGGGATCGCCGGTGACAAGATGTACTACGAGAGCTATGGCGTCAGCGGCTGGCTGCATTGGGGCGCGCTGCTCGCCGCCGCGATCGCCTCGCCGCTGCTGACCGCGCATGCGCTGATCGCCGGGCGCTCGCTGCCGACCTTCCTGGAGCTGGTCGGGCCGCGCGACTATCGCGGCAAGGGCGCGATCGGCGCGCTGCTGGCGATCGTGCTGGTCATCACCACGGTGATCGCAGCCGAAACCGCGCTCGGCTTCACCTTCGATCCGCGCTACCGCGATTTCCCCTATGCCTCACTCACCATGGCGGTGGTGCCGTTCGCGCTGCTGACCATGCTCAACCGCCCGAAGGAAGGCCTCCGGCCGCTCGCGGAATCCGTATTCGCCGGCCTGCTCGTGATCGCCGCGCTCTACACGATGTTCAACGAGGGCACGATCAACTGGCAGTCGGACTGGACCTGCGTGATGTACCTCTTGCTCGCCGCTACGCTGTGGCGGGCGCGGGCCGCGCAAAACCCAGGATGA
- a CDS encoding beta-1-3, beta-1-6-glucan biosynthesis protein codes for MRRRLLELKNTALRHLAVTGLVTALALLNGAGGAFAQSGTPNPPDQAKQQPGQPDANANAAREANQRKVEEFVEAQQAINGPAGNPECVWLGRRVVRLMWNDDLDTAFRHLDLYDRFGCPGGHVQAAFRCLTRFGAQIDSKVSGSLDGRIHACWINPGAQPQAAAAAAPSPAPSTAGNAAPAPAASPSPAPTPSASPAPASK; via the coding sequence ATGCGTCGACGGCTGCTTGAGTTGAAGAACACTGCTTTGCGCCACCTTGCCGTAACGGGCCTTGTCACCGCGCTTGCGCTCCTGAACGGAGCCGGCGGCGCATTCGCCCAGAGCGGCACGCCCAATCCGCCCGACCAGGCCAAGCAGCAGCCCGGTCAGCCCGACGCCAACGCAAATGCCGCGCGCGAGGCCAACCAGCGCAAGGTCGAGGAATTCGTCGAGGCCCAGCAGGCCATCAACGGCCCGGCCGGCAACCCCGAATGCGTCTGGCTCGGTCGCCGCGTGGTCCGCCTGATGTGGAACGACGACCTCGATACCGCCTTCCGCCATCTCGATCTCTACGACCGGTTCGGCTGCCCCGGCGGCCACGTCCAGGCCGCCTTCCGCTGCCTGACCCGGTTCGGCGCCCAGATCGACAGCAAGGTGAGCGGCAGCCTCGACGGCCGCATTCACGCCTGCTGGATCAACCCGGGTGCCCAGCCGCAGGCCGCCGCAGCCGCCGCGCCCAGCCCGGCGCCGTCGACGGCCGGCAATGCCGCACCTGCGCCGGCAGCATCGCCCTCGCCTGCGCCGACCCCGTCGGCGTCACCCGCGCCGGCGTCGAAATAG
- a CDS encoding glycosyltransferase has product MRAVVAVLLLVTAAHAALWGLFQEKQSAPDFRGTLPSLSYTPFEPKHTVVDGDADKVRADLRKLSTLTRAVRGYSSTEGNELVPPIAAEFGMKVMIGVWIGTDADRNSRELASAIDLAKSNSNVTGIVIGNETVYRGEQIPIENLGPIPKLKPTSEENERYTAESARFLHEETPRIDQEEDGRLQDAKAQPEDKRDEAVKWAIAENNVHRLIKVIQRVKKSVSVPVTTGEIWNIWRDHPQLANSADFVAAHVLPYWENFTDKQAVDQAVDRYNLLRDSFPGKRILIAEFGWPSQGYNLRSAEPGPFQQATVLRNFVARADAIGMDYNIVEAIDQPWKFNEGGVGPYWGILNADREAKFAWTGPVTDLNYWKIALVAVLVGLFMSLPILRLDQPTVMQALLLSAAANGVGAWVATVFSYWTTHYFVWGSAFALSLGLVLLVPLVLIAMARIEEIAAVAFGRGPRRLIGKSAQLAPATMGEDVKFPKVSIHIPAYFEPVEMLKQTLDAVSRLDYPNFECVCIINNTPDPDFWRPIQDHCRLLGERFKFINAEKVQGFKAGALRIAMERTAADAEIIGIIDADYVVHPDWLKDLVPAFADPRVGLVQAPQEHRDGDRSLMHYIMNGEYAGFFDIGMVQRNEFNAIIVHGTMCLIRRAAMDKAGGWSSDTICEDTDLGLSIQQQGWLTLYTNVRYGEGLLPDTYEAFKKQRHRWAYGGFQIVKKHWRRFLPGASRLTPDQRREFSLGWLNWLGAESLGVVVAILNLIWVPIVAFADIAIPDKILTLPIIASFIVSLAHFVVLYRLRVNIKAAQMLGAMIAAMSVQWTVSRAVAQGLITEHLAFARTSKGGLSRMSIEFQAFWEAVIGVLLLIGAIVLVVTNGYKQVREIYIFAGVLVLQSLPFLAAVSIAILENSRINEFAFWRNSAIRTAELIGLRPVSLPPVTAPSQPVGSEIRHDS; this is encoded by the coding sequence ATGCGCGCCGTCGTCGCCGTCCTGTTGCTTGTCACCGCCGCCCACGCCGCCCTGTGGGGTCTCTTCCAGGAGAAGCAGTCGGCGCCCGATTTCCGTGGCACGCTGCCGAGCCTGTCCTATACGCCGTTCGAGCCGAAGCACACCGTCGTCGATGGTGATGCCGACAAGGTACGCGCCGACCTGAGGAAACTCTCCACGCTAACGCGAGCAGTCCGTGGATACTCCTCGACCGAGGGCAACGAACTGGTGCCGCCGATTGCTGCCGAGTTCGGCATGAAGGTCATGATCGGCGTTTGGATTGGCACGGATGCCGACCGCAACAGTCGCGAACTTGCATCCGCTATCGATCTTGCCAAGAGCAACAGCAACGTCACGGGCATCGTGATCGGCAACGAAACCGTCTATCGTGGCGAGCAGATTCCAATCGAGAACCTCGGGCCGATACCAAAGCTCAAGCCAACCTCCGAAGAGAACGAGCGCTATACAGCCGAGTCTGCGCGCTTCCTTCACGAAGAAACCCCGCGCATCGATCAAGAAGAGGATGGACGACTTCAAGACGCCAAGGCGCAGCCCGAGGACAAGCGGGATGAAGCCGTCAAATGGGCGATTGCCGAAAACAACGTCCATCGGCTGATCAAGGTGATCCAGCGCGTCAAGAAGTCCGTCAGCGTTCCCGTCACGACAGGTGAAATCTGGAACATCTGGCGCGACCATCCGCAGCTCGCCAATTCGGCCGACTTCGTCGCCGCGCACGTGCTGCCGTACTGGGAAAACTTCACCGACAAGCAGGCGGTGGACCAGGCAGTCGACCGCTACAACCTGCTACGCGACTCGTTCCCCGGCAAGCGCATCCTGATCGCCGAATTCGGCTGGCCGAGCCAGGGCTACAATCTGCGCAGCGCCGAGCCAGGTCCGTTCCAGCAGGCCACGGTGCTACGCAACTTCGTCGCGCGAGCCGACGCCATCGGCATGGACTACAATATCGTCGAGGCCATCGATCAGCCCTGGAAATTCAACGAAGGCGGCGTCGGTCCCTATTGGGGCATCCTCAATGCCGACCGCGAGGCAAAATTCGCCTGGACCGGCCCGGTCACCGATCTGAACTACTGGAAGATCGCGCTGGTCGCCGTGCTGGTCGGCCTGTTCATGTCGCTGCCGATCCTGCGGCTGGACCAGCCGACCGTGATGCAGGCGCTGCTGCTGTCGGCCGCGGCCAACGGCGTCGGCGCCTGGGTTGCGACCGTGTTCTCGTACTGGACCACGCACTATTTCGTCTGGGGCTCGGCCTTCGCGCTCAGCCTCGGCCTGGTGCTGCTGGTTCCGCTGGTCCTGATCGCGATGGCGCGGATCGAGGAGATCGCGGCGGTGGCGTTCGGCCGCGGCCCGCGCCGGCTGATCGGCAAGAGCGCGCAGCTCGCGCCGGCCACGATGGGCGAGGACGTCAAGTTTCCGAAGGTCTCGATCCACATCCCGGCCTATTTCGAACCGGTCGAGATGCTGAAGCAGACGCTCGATGCGGTGTCGCGGCTCGACTATCCGAACTTCGAGTGCGTCTGCATCATCAACAACACGCCCGATCCCGACTTCTGGCGGCCGATCCAGGATCACTGCCGGCTGCTCGGCGAGCGCTTCAAGTTCATCAACGCCGAGAAGGTGCAAGGCTTCAAGGCCGGCGCGCTGCGGATCGCGATGGAGCGGACCGCGGCGGACGCCGAGATCATCGGCATCATCGACGCCGACTATGTCGTGCATCCGGACTGGCTGAAGGATCTGGTACCGGCCTTCGCCGATCCGCGCGTCGGCCTGGTGCAGGCGCCGCAGGAGCATCGCGACGGCGACCGCTCGCTGATGCACTACATCATGAACGGCGAATACGCCGGCTTCTTCGACATCGGCATGGTCCAGCGCAACGAGTTCAACGCCATCATCGTGCATGGCACGATGTGCCTGATCCGCCGCGCCGCGATGGACAAGGCCGGCGGTTGGTCCTCTGACACGATCTGCGAGGACACCGATCTCGGCCTCTCGATCCAGCAGCAGGGCTGGCTCACGCTCTACACCAATGTGCGTTACGGCGAAGGCTTGCTGCCCGACACCTATGAGGCCTTCAAGAAGCAGCGCCATCGCTGGGCCTATGGCGGCTTCCAGATCGTCAAGAAGCACTGGCGGCGCTTCCTGCCCGGCGCCAGCCGGCTGACGCCGGACCAGCGCCGCGAATTCTCGCTGGGCTGGCTCAACTGGCTAGGGGCCGAAAGCCTCGGCGTCGTGGTCGCGATCCTCAATCTGATCTGGGTGCCGATCGTCGCATTCGCCGACATCGCGATCCCCGACAAGATCCTTACCCTTCCGATCATCGCCTCCTTCATCGTCTCGCTGGCGCACTTCGTGGTGCTCTACCGGCTGCGGGTGAACATCAAGGCGGCCCAGATGCTGGGCGCCATGATCGCGGCGATGAGCGTGCAGTGGACGGTGTCGCGCGCGGTGGCGCAGGGCCTGATCACCGAGCATCTCGCATTCGCCCGCACATCGAAGGGCGGCCTGTCGCGGATGTCGATCGAATTCCAGGCGTTCTGGGAAGCGGTGATCGGCGTGCTGCTCCTGATCGGCGCCATCGTGCTTGTTGTGACCAACGGCTACAAGCAGGTGCGCGAGATCTACATCTTCGCCGGCGTGCTGGTGCTGCAAAGCCTGCCATTCCTCGCCGCGGTCTCCATCGCGATCCTGGAGAATTCGCGGATCAACGAGTTCGCGTTCTGGCGCAACAGCGCGATCCGCACCGCGGAACTGATCGGGCTCCGCCCGGTCAGCCTGCCCCCGGTCACCGCCCCGTCACAGCCCGTTGGTTCGGAAATCCGCCACGACAGCTGA
- a CDS encoding glycosyltransferase family 9 protein has translation MVPLWRGEPLRGSTILLYSELGFGDEILSLRFAKPVKDMGARVIISVRAPIVRLARSLAFVDAVVRQYGPAAYECVEVLQCDPPPWKPDYVCALLAAPMFTMGGTGQQLSGELAAARGLEIAYLSGGGCRDRYLGPEFAEARPATLPNGFNVGICWASGGGNPQFAERKSLPLRRLASLARPGVNLISLQLEHNDDLRGLGIVDAMAGVSDFADTAGIVDQLDLVITVDTALAHLAGALGKPVWNLLRSDATSVWPWFWDADATPWYSSMTLYRQSRPGDWDDPLNRMFADFDGLLSDPVQS, from the coding sequence GTGGTCCCGCTTTGGCGCGGTGAACCATTAAGAGGCAGCACCATCCTGCTTTACAGCGAACTGGGATTTGGAGACGAGATCCTGTCGCTGCGGTTTGCCAAACCCGTTAAGGACATGGGTGCGCGAGTGATCATCTCGGTGCGCGCTCCAATCGTTCGTTTGGCTCGCAGCCTTGCATTCGTTGACGCCGTGGTCAGGCAATACGGTCCAGCAGCATACGAGTGTGTGGAAGTCCTGCAGTGCGATCCGCCGCCATGGAAACCGGACTATGTTTGCGCGCTGCTCGCGGCGCCAATGTTCACGATGGGCGGCACTGGCCAGCAACTCTCAGGAGAGCTAGCGGCTGCCAGGGGGTTGGAAATTGCGTACCTATCGGGAGGCGGCTGCAGAGACAGGTACTTGGGGCCGGAATTTGCCGAAGCGCGGCCCGCGACGCTTCCTAACGGATTTAACGTCGGCATCTGTTGGGCTTCGGGAGGAGGCAATCCGCAGTTTGCCGAGCGGAAGTCCCTCCCGCTTCGCAGGTTGGCATCGCTGGCGCGGCCGGGCGTCAACCTGATATCTCTGCAGCTCGAGCACAACGATGATCTTCGTGGGCTCGGGATTGTCGATGCGATGGCTGGCGTGAGCGACTTCGCCGACACCGCCGGGATTGTCGATCAGTTGGATTTAGTCATCACGGTCGATACTGCGCTTGCCCATCTCGCTGGCGCGCTTGGCAAACCTGTCTGGAATTTGCTCCGGTCCGATGCGACGTCAGTGTGGCCCTGGTTTTGGGATGCGGACGCCACGCCGTGGTACAGCTCGATGACGCTCTATCGCCAGTCGCGGCCCGGTGATTGGGATGATCCATTGAATAGGATGTTTGCCGATTTCGACGGTCTACTTTCCGATCCTGTTCAATCGTGA
- a CDS encoding tail fiber protein, translating to MTGVAWWSQTAGNNATFDPTINFAEGQAPSSVNDSARALMASTAKWRDDIAGAIVTAGTSSAYTVTSNQQFDNLARLSGQMIAFTPHTTQTGTCTLNVDGLGAKPLRSAPSVELPAGTLIQGTPYIALYNNTDGAFYLQGLFGNPYNIPLGGGMDYWLTTAPNSSFVFPVGQAISRTTYAGLFTGMGTTYGGGDGSTTFNLPDMRGRVAAGVDNMGGVAAGRLTSTYFGVPQLGLANGSDSRSLSTANLPPYTPSGSVTPAGITVAAGATATNFTPAGSGPALYDTTKYAASSAFFTGAAQGGSSEAFGLAQPTICCNYILRII from the coding sequence ATGACCGGCGTTGCATGGTGGTCCCAGACGGCAGGCAATAACGCCACTTTCGACCCGACGATCAACTTTGCTGAGGGACAGGCCCCCTCATCTGTGAACGACAGCGCTCGGGCGCTGATGGCGAGCACTGCGAAGTGGCGGGATGACATTGCAGGCGCGATCGTCACGGCGGGCACTTCGAGCGCCTACACGGTCACGTCCAACCAGCAGTTTGACAACCTGGCCCGCCTTTCAGGACAGATGATCGCGTTTACTCCGCACACGACGCAGACCGGGACCTGCACCCTGAATGTGGACGGCCTTGGGGCTAAGCCGTTGCGTTCGGCGCCGAGCGTGGAGCTGCCGGCGGGAACGCTGATCCAGGGGACGCCATATATCGCTCTCTACAACAACACGGACGGTGCATTCTATCTGCAGGGTCTGTTTGGCAATCCGTACAATATTCCGCTTGGCGGGGGCATGGATTATTGGCTTACCACCGCCCCGAATAGTTCATTTGTATTCCCGGTTGGGCAGGCGATCTCGCGCACGACCTATGCCGGATTGTTTACTGGGATGGGGACGACGTATGGCGGTGGCGATGGTTCGACCACATTCAATTTGCCGGACATGCGCGGACGGGTGGCTGCTGGCGTTGACAACATGGGTGGCGTTGCGGCTGGTCGCCTGACTTCCACCTATTTCGGCGTTCCACAGTTGGGTCTCGCCAACGGCTCCGATTCTCGATCGCTCTCAACCGCTAACCTGCCGCCCTACACGCCTTCCGGCTCGGTCACGCCGGCGGGTATCACTGTGGCAGCGGGTGCTACTGCAACAAACTTCACTCCGGCGGGAAGCGGCCCGGCGCTCTACGACACGACAAAATATGCCGCTTCATCTGCATTCTTCACTGGTGCGGCGCAGGGCGGTTCAAGTGAGGCATTCGGCCTCGCGCAGCCGACGATCTGCTGCAACTACATTCTGAGGATCATCTGA
- a CDS encoding DUF5681 domain-containing protein, which translates to MKQNPKSGLKPWKPGQSGNPLGRPQGARSKFSEAACADALADWTTHGKTTLARVREDDPSTYLRVLFSIIPKDIAVSIEQRNGPLDSEEMRTMRRLVEVIRAACATGLDPEMVFAWIEEDLRGRLAQPVNG; encoded by the coding sequence ATGAAACAGAACCCAAAGAGTGGACTGAAACCCTGGAAGCCGGGACAGTCAGGAAACCCCCTCGGGAGGCCACAGGGAGCCCGCAGCAAGTTCTCCGAGGCTGCATGCGCTGATGCGCTGGCGGACTGGACGACGCATGGCAAGACGACCCTGGCCCGTGTGAGAGAGGACGATCCGAGCACTTACTTGCGGGTGCTGTTCAGCATCATCCCGAAAGACATCGCGGTCTCGATCGAGCAGCGAAATGGTCCGCTGGACAGCGAAGAGATGCGCACCATGCGGCGCCTGGTCGAGGTGATCCGAGCTGCCTGCGCGACTGGTCTCGATCCTGAAATGGTGTTCGCCTGGATCGAGGAGGATCTGCGCGGTCGGCTGGCTCAACCCGTCAACGGCTGA
- a CDS encoding AAA family ATPase, translating to MKQAAAYLYDALNAAANGYLVLPANARTGEPLVETDKATTDPEVIRAWWTEHPDAQPACMAPKPKKLKATPYAWQDPAQIPQRQFLYGRHLARKFTAAKFAAGGVGKSILALTEAIALATGRALLGITPAQRCKVWYWNGEDPKEETERRIAAICLHYSIAKEELEGWLFIDSGREQEIVIAQTTKNGAVIVGPVVRGMVDTIADNEIDVVIIDPFVSSHRIVESDNPAMDLVAKRWNAIADETNSAVELVHHIRKTGGAEATVEDGRGASSLLNAVRSAQVLNKMTPEEGTKAGVGNHREYFKAENGKANNSPPAEGKDWYRIIPISLGNGSALAPQGDSVGVVVKWKWPDPLDGVSGADFEAAAQSIRAGRWRENPQAKDWVGWPIAKVLGLDLHGNKADKAKVTGLIKIWIGAGNLIVVDELDEKRMTRKYVQVANDD from the coding sequence ATGAAGCAAGCCGCGGCTTACCTCTACGACGCCTTGAACGCTGCGGCGAACGGGTACCTTGTGCTCCCGGCAAACGCCCGCACGGGAGAACCGTTGGTGGAGACCGACAAGGCCACCACCGATCCGGAAGTGATTAGAGCATGGTGGACTGAGCACCCTGATGCTCAGCCCGCCTGCATGGCACCGAAGCCAAAAAAGCTTAAGGCAACGCCTTATGCTTGGCAGGATCCTGCGCAAATCCCACAGCGACAGTTCCTGTATGGACGGCATCTGGCGCGAAAGTTCACGGCAGCCAAGTTCGCGGCCGGCGGCGTCGGGAAATCCATCTTGGCGCTGACGGAGGCGATCGCATTGGCAACGGGTCGGGCATTGCTCGGCATCACACCCGCGCAAAGGTGCAAGGTCTGGTACTGGAACGGCGAAGACCCGAAGGAGGAGACCGAGCGGCGTATCGCCGCAATCTGTCTCCACTATTCGATCGCCAAGGAAGAACTTGAAGGCTGGCTGTTCATCGACAGTGGCCGCGAGCAGGAAATCGTCATAGCGCAGACCACGAAGAACGGCGCCGTCATTGTGGGGCCCGTCGTCCGGGGCATGGTCGATACGATCGCGGACAACGAGATCGATGTCGTTATCATCGATCCCTTTGTGTCTTCTCACCGGATCGTCGAGAGCGACAATCCGGCCATGGATCTGGTTGCCAAGCGCTGGAACGCCATTGCCGACGAAACCAACTCGGCCGTTGAGCTCGTCCACCACATCAGAAAGACCGGCGGCGCCGAAGCGACAGTGGAGGACGGGCGAGGGGCATCGTCGTTGCTTAATGCCGTTCGATCCGCCCAGGTGCTCAATAAGATGACCCCGGAGGAGGGGACAAAGGCCGGGGTCGGAAACCACCGCGAATATTTCAAGGCCGAAAATGGCAAGGCCAACAACTCGCCTCCCGCCGAAGGGAAGGACTGGTACCGCATAATTCCCATTTCGCTCGGGAACGGATCAGCTCTGGCCCCGCAGGGGGACAGCGTTGGCGTGGTGGTCAAGTGGAAATGGCCCGACCCCTTGGACGGCGTTTCCGGCGCCGACTTCGAAGCCGCGGCCCAATCCATTCGCGCCGGCCGCTGGCGGGAAAATCCTCAGGCGAAGGACTGGGTAGGGTGGCCAATTGCCAAAGTGCTCGGCCTCGATCTCCATGGGAACAAGGCGGACAAGGCCAAGGTCACCGGCCTGATCAAGATTTGGATCGGCGCGGGAAATCTTATCGTGGTCGACGAATTGGACGAAAAGCGCATGACGCGGAAGTACGTGCAGGTGGCCAATGATGACTGA
- a CDS encoding AlpA family transcriptional regulator: MSKLQSTKTAAERLACSESTLNHWRVAGCGPSFVKLGRRVMYRDEDLDAFIAKNVRQSTTEAA; the protein is encoded by the coding sequence ATGAGCAAACTTCAATCGACTAAGACGGCGGCGGAACGTCTCGCCTGCTCGGAATCGACGCTCAACCATTGGCGCGTCGCCGGTTGTGGGCCTTCATTCGTGAAGCTAGGTCGTCGCGTGATGTACCGCGATGAGGATTTGGACGCGTTTATTGCCAAGAACGTGCGGCAGTCCACCACGGAGGCCGCTTAA